AtaaaggagaataggagagaagagagagaacagagagaagaatgagaagagaagagagagaaagagagataacagaCATAAAAATTAGTTGTTATCGAGAACAAATCAACTAACATAAGCCATATTGAATCACCTCATCGTGTTCCATTGATGATATCCGTTGTTTTATCTTCATACCTACTTATTTATCTAATCTTTCCGATTTTATACTTTACTGAATGCAATTTCCGTTTTGAATTCGTAATTCCCGCGTTTTTTCTATACGTAACTAACGTTCCCTTATAGCAAACATAATATCACTGAAATATCACAGTTCTTCTACTTCATTTTCATGCAGGAATTTCCCATGATGAAGCCAATGAGAGTttcacataataaataataaataaaacatgaatatgaGATTACAGATGTTATGTTCACTTCATGTTTAGAACCACCTTCCTCTCCCGAACACAGGAATATTAACATATCGGTTTCATAGATGACACAGGAGTATAAATCTCCGACACTTCGGAATGAGAGTAAAATCACATGAAATCCAAACAGGCGCTCAGAAAACGTGGATAAAGTTTGTACACACGAAATGCGAAGGAACGCCTTTCTCTGTGTTAAGCACGTCACCAGCTGGGGACGAGAGTGACAGCGTTCAAGGTAATGCCTTCAACACtttatcttataatttttgtataagcATGTCCGTGtgttgtttgcgcgcgcgcgtgcatgcgtgcctgcgtgcgtgcgtgcgtgcgtgcgtgcatgcgtgcgtgcgtgtaggtgcgtgcgtgcgtgtaggtgtgtgtgtgtgtgtctgtgcatgtgcgtgtgcacgtgtgacTGTGCGTGTAGGTGTAAACATTCAGATACGCCACTTTCTACGAGACGTTCAGTGTTGCAGAACTGCAAACGAAAAAGAAGCGAGACAGGAAGCTGGAACACCGACAAAGACATCGACGGACTAATAACAACTGCTCTTGTTCACCCTTGGTCTTTCCTTAGTTTCAGTCTGAttactgcatatgtgtgtgtgtgtgtgtgtgtgtgtgtgtgtgtgtgtgtgtgtgtgtgtgtgtgtgtgtgtgtgtgtgtgtgtgtgtgtgtgtgtgcgttttaaactatatatatatatatatatatatatatatatatatatatatatatatatatatatatatatatacacatcttgcCTGGTatattgagcagtgtaatgcctcggtgattgctgcGCTGATACCTTTCCCTTCCACAGacggatgaccacacccctcagcaggtcagggggaatggtaccagtctgccagatagCAGGAAGGACAGCATGTAAGCCCCTCggcataggttctccaccagcctttaactgTTCAGCTGGGATTCCGCAGATACCCGCTGCTTTACCAattttcagcttggagatcgcccgCCTGACTTTAGTCAGGGAgggtggatcctcgctgatgAGTGGGTCCGGCAAAGGAATCACGAACACTACCcgcatccaagctaattgttggtggatcaaccaGGTACATCTGCTTAAAATTCTTTGCTCAACGCTCCcgcaccccaacaggatctgagatgatctggccacttgctgagcggactgcagttgtCTGTGACCAGGGTTGggaattcagctttctcagggtttggtaggcaagtcatttactaggaaatggttttcgacctcctctgcatgattcctgataaactgttgcttttcccttctcagcgGTGACCTAGTCCTGTGCACCAGGGATTGATGTAAGTTGCGATCCCCAGACAGTCGAGCCGAGCGACAAGTATCTGTGGCTTTCAATAGTCCtaaggagatgaaattctgtcttgctcttggtcGTTCATCAATCGATTCTTGAGCTGCACTGATCGTTTCACTCTTGAAAGTGTCCCATAGGAGAACACGGTTCATCAGGCCTGAAACAACTAGAGATAGTCTCAGCAAACCTccaggcacactccccctccctcaatctgtccacatgaaacaccctaggATGATTACTGGAAAGatggggagtttgaagtggactcgGAGAAAGGCcataactaatctatgatcagttccacagaactcggcactccgatacACCCGGCGGTTCTGGAGGGTCTTCCAGCgagtgctaacgaggatgtggttgatctccttggccacattacccacaTTGCTGTATCAAGTCCAATGATGCGGGTCAGAgcactgataccaagagccagaaatcctcaatttctggaACCTAGCAAAATCTCGGAAAATGAGGCATTCTTACTGCCAgcatcagctcccaagccatgaggactgacagacatcttgtagccagcttgaGCACTGTTAGATACCGCATTCAGGTCATCTAAGACAATGCAAATATCTTGGCGAAGACAGCTATCTGTCACAGATGCAGGTTTGgcgtaaaacatctctttcacatcaagtttatcAAGTAGGAGAgtgcacagcaataagagacatgaaatgTAAGCTCcagtctcaataccattatacGCCTATCGATCGGAGTGACCACccctaccgagggctgaagtctgcTGTAGATGCGACCCGACCAGTAATAACTGCAGCCATACACACTAATTGTGCTGCtggcaggtcttctcacctccgagagagcagccacctcaactctaaGCTGCTTCAGCTCCATCAACAGAAGTGGCAACCGATCATCCTGTTGCAAAGAGCGGACGTTCCAAGCCCCAACCTGATAGCCTGCCTGAGGTTTAAACACGGGCAATCACTCTGGGTGGACGTcaccacagggagacgagctaggtggctacatagcctgagttgggacctgcaagtaacaggtcccatgccagtctcatggtgtaaccgccggttggacgcgtggtcctgccaactgtaccccatgatccggcgaagggacttgttacaaaaggcatcaaggcgagactccaagacactggataacatccaggtttcgcttccatagagcaaaactgcagtatcaaggccttgaagacatgcagcttagtccttctgcataggtaccgacatgtCCAAACACTCttcttgatcgagttcatggctcctgttgccagaccaatccgtctactgacttcttggtctgacaacccagagatatggactacgctaccaaggtatgtaaaactttctgtaacttcaacgtccttgccgcaagcatggatcgactgaacgggttccctaacaggccccaaagtcctgaatcttggtcttggtccaggagacctctaggccaggggcttcacctcactctaaatgcatcaagagctgccacaagtgacttcaaggactcagataggatggcaacatcgtcggcaaggtCAAGgcctgagaccttaatattgcctagtgttgctccacactgactttggctagtagctctgcccattatccagtccatacaggtgttgaaaagtgttgatgcaaggacacaaccttgcctcatccctgaattaacaaggaagaagttcgacatacccccaccacactttacagcactttcagtaccagtatagaggcttgctatcaggccaataatctgtgtcagaattcccctgagcctcaggatctcccatagcgattcccgatgcaccgagtcaaacgccttcttgaggttgatgaaGGCTGCAAgaaaacccacaaccaaactcgcaacggcgttccacaattactcgaagcgctagtatatggtctatcgtggacttgccaggaataaatccagactgctccgatctctgatgcctcagtaggtggttccggatacgtttcagaagaatgtgggcgagaaccttgcctggtatgctgagcagtgtaatgccacggtagttgctacaatcccagtgatcccctttccccttccagagagggatgaccacgcccctcagcaggtcagggggaatggtaccagactgccagatggcagtcaggactgtatgcaggccccgagccataggttcacccccagcctttagcagttcagcagggatatcacatatgcctgtagctttcccactcttcagcttggaaatcaccagcctaacctctgctagggtaggaggttcctcgctgatgggtgggtctggcacaggcactgagacatcgcttccatccaagctaactgttggagggtctacctggtacaactgttcaaaatactcagcccagcgttcatgaactccaacatgatctgagatgatctgtccatctgctgatcggactgcagtcatctgtgaggagggcttaagttcagttttctcagggcttgtataTAAACCACCAAACTTCCATATTTTCCCATACCTTTCCACTACTCTTGCCCAGTATTTCGTTTCCAGCTCTTAATATAATACTGTTTGCATCATTCCACCAGATGTTCATATCTTAATATTGTGGCTCAGCTCTCTTAGAATTCGTCTTTGAACTCTTGTTGGAAATCATTTTCCTTCAGTTTAAACCATTTTATCCTTCTTTGAgttgtaatttttcctttttctgcttctGCAAGACAGCTATGGTGAGATCAATGACAATCAAGCGGTGCTGCGCAGTCACATGATCTCCAGGTATTACTTTGCAGTTTTTATCACCCTAATGTTTCTCCTTCGATATAAAAAGAAGTCATTTGACTTGCTCTATCACCACTTTTGTAAGTAATGAGGTGTTCATTTCTCTTACGGAATAGGATATTTCCTATTACCATATCGAAGGATAAAGCTCGGTCATTGCCTTCTCTCCGTTCTCATCTCCACTTGCATAAGCATTTCCTCCTTGTATGCGATTGATGGCCATTCATATCACCTCCAATATGCATCTTTCACACTCATCAACTTTTTTTCAGGTCTTGTAGTGCGCCCAAAActgttctttttcattatcagtgcCTCCTCTTGTGGTgcatacacactaaatatattcatTGAGAAATCTTCAAGGGCTAATCGTATCCACATGattctgtcactctctctgttCACTTTCGTCACTAAATCTTTCATGGCACGTGATAAAATAATTccaattccatttcttccttctccatttgcTCCTCCATATATCAACTTGTACCCTTCGCCTAATTCTTTCGCCTTGTTCCCCTTCCATCTTGTTTCCTGCACACATAGCACGTCCACTTTCTTAGGTTTCATACTATCTGCCAGAGCTCGGCCTCTTCCTGTCATGGTCCCTACATTTAATGTTCCAATTCGCAATGTTGAACACAGTTAGGGCGATGTATCTGTGGGTCACTTACGGGTGACACCCTAGCATTAGGCTCTACTCGTTTGGCTCATTCCATGGAAAGTTTTTGGCGAGATTATACAGGCGGATGTCTCTCctgaccccaaccctccccattcatccgggctAGGGACCGGCTGAGGTGCTGGCTTGCACCCCAACAggctggattatatatatatacagtatatatatacacagtatatatatatatatatatatatattttatatatatatatatatatatattttatatatatatatattatacatactgtaatatatatatatatatatatatatatatatatatatatatattattatatatattaatatacagtatatatatatttattattatatatatattatatatatatatatatatatatatactgtgtatatatatatagtatatatatatatacacagtatatatattaaaataaaagaattttatatatatatatatatatatataacagtatatattttatattttatatataaaatatatattatatataatatatatattatattttaatataaccatataaaatacataaaaattttataccagtattatatagtatatatatgtatatagtatatatgtatatagcatatatatatgtagtatttatatatatatatatatatataatatattctcagTCTCAGGATTTCCTATAGAAATTTCACAATGGATGGAGTCAAACGCCATCTTGAGGGGAtgtgg
This window of the Penaeus monodon isolate SGIC_2016 unplaced genomic scaffold, NSTDA_Pmon_1 PmonScaffold_15345, whole genome shotgun sequence genome carries:
- the LOC119569459 gene encoding uncharacterized protein LOC119569459; translation: MTGRGRALADSMKPKKVDVLCVQETRWKGNKAKELGEGYKLIYGGANGEGRNGIGIILSRAMKDLVTKVNRESDRIMWIRLALEDFSMNIFSVYAPQEEALIMKKNSFGRTTRPEKKLMSVKDAYWSCLAEAEKGKITTQRRIKWFKLKENDFQQEFKDEF